A genomic window from Methanobrevibacter sp. includes:
- a CDS encoding P-II family nitrogen regulator: MKRIIAIIRPEKFEDVKRELVEAGCDGMTVSEVKGRGSQKGIRESYRGSNFCIDLIPKTRVEIVVNDDKLDLFIDRIIKGAYTGNIGDGKIFIQPIENVIRIRTHEEGDSAV; the protein is encoded by the coding sequence ATGAAACGTATTATTGCAATTATAAGACCTGAAAAATTTGAAGATGTTAAAAGAGAATTAGTCGAAGCAGGTTGTGACGGGATGACTGTTTCTGAAGTAAAAGGAAGAGGAAGCCAAAAAGGTATCAGAGAATCATACAGGGGTTCAAATTTTTGTATTGACCTAATTCCAAAAACACGTGTTGAAATTGTCGTCAACGATGACAAATTGGATTTATTCATCGATAGGATCATTAAAGGGGCTTATACAGGAAACATTGGGGATGGAAAAATTTTCATCCAACCTATTGAAAATGTAATAAGAATCAGAACACATGAAGAGGGGGATAGCGCAGTGTAG
- a CDS encoding ammonium transporter — translation MDVMFSGGDTAWILVCTLLVLIMSIPAVAFFYGGLSKRKNVLNTIFLTFIAFSIISVIWVIFGYQFAFGADINGLIGSPTNFFLQGIGMDDLSGSIPTLLFVMFQCAFAGLTCAIMSGALVGRMKTKAWVIFTILWVCLVYVPIAHWVWGGGWLMQMGALDFAGGTVVHINSGISALAVALVLGRRKNISVPHNLGYAVLGAALLWFGWMGFNGGSGLAANGLAANAIIVSNVAASMGLIVWTMIDTKIVGKPTVLGAISGAVAGLVGITPAAGFVDVYGALVIGAVASVVSYFAVYYLKPKLGYDDALDVWGIHGMSGVWGAIATGIFAVPTVNEAAGLIAGNANQVIIQVISVVATIVYAFVISYILAKVLDKALGGIRVEESEEVIGLDTSLHQESAYNFN, via the coding sequence ATGGATGTTATGTTTAGTGGAGGTGACACTGCTTGGATCCTTGTTTGTACATTACTCGTACTTATCATGAGTATTCCCGCAGTGGCATTCTTTTATGGAGGATTAAGTAAAAGGAAAAATGTTTTAAACACAATTTTCTTAACCTTTATTGCATTTTCAATAATCAGTGTAATTTGGGTTATTTTCGGTTATCAATTTGCATTTGGTGCAGATATTAATGGATTAATAGGTTCACCAACTAATTTCTTCTTACAAGGAATTGGAATGGATGATTTAAGTGGATCAATTCCAACATTATTATTCGTCATGTTCCAATGTGCATTTGCAGGATTAACATGTGCAATTATGTCTGGAGCTTTAGTTGGAAGAATGAAAACAAAAGCTTGGGTAATTTTCACTATCTTATGGGTCTGTCTTGTTTATGTCCCTATCGCTCACTGGGTATGGGGTGGCGGATGGTTAATGCAAATGGGTGCTCTTGACTTTGCAGGAGGTACTGTTGTTCACATTAACTCAGGTATTTCAGCATTAGCTGTCGCATTAGTATTAGGTAGAAGAAAAAATATTTCAGTTCCTCACAACTTAGGATATGCTGTTTTAGGTGCAGCATTACTCTGGTTTGGATGGATGGGATTCAACGGAGGATCTGGTTTAGCAGCTAACGGACTTGCAGCAAACGCAATTATTGTATCAAATGTTGCAGCATCAATGGGTCTTATTGTTTGGACTATGATTGATACCAAAATTGTTGGAAAACCAACCGTATTAGGTGCAATCTCCGGTGCAGTTGCAGGACTTGTAGGTATTACTCCTGCAGCAGGATTTGTTGATGTATATGGTGCATTAGTTATTGGTGCTGTTGCATCAGTAGTATCATACTTCGCAGTCTATTACTTAAAACCAAAACTCGGTTACGACGATGCATTAGATGTATGGGGAATACACGGTATGTCTGGTGTATGGGGAGCAATTGCAACTGGTATCTTTGCAGTCCCAACAGTAAATGAAGCAGCTGGATTAATTGCAGGAAATGCAAACCAAGTTATAATCCAAGTAATAAGTGTTGTAGCTACTATTGTTTATGCATTTGTAATAAGTTACATCCTTGCTAAAGTATTAGATAAAGCACTTGGCGGAATCAGAGTTGAAGAAAGTGAAGAAGTGATTGGATTAGACACTAGTCTTCACCAAGAATCTGCATATAACTTTAACTAA
- the aroD gene encoding type I 3-dehydroquinate dehydratase, protein MYSQTKIAIPIFQKDCKNVIKVANDCIRKGADVLEFRIDALENPDINEIKQTIEEINFPMIATNRISTEGGSFKGTEEERFNILYECCDLVDYVDIELQSNEEYIKKIHETSATTIISYHDFEKTPKLSEVTYIVEKEQELGDIAKVAFMPQNLEDTLTILAVLSHCEDTIAISMGDLGSYTRVMASKFDSPITFAAGTDVTAPGQIDIETMKALLNMDLNIMDE, encoded by the coding sequence ATGTATTCTCAAACAAAAATCGCAATTCCTATTTTTCAAAAGGATTGTAAAAACGTAATTAAAGTGGCTAATGATTGTATTAGGAAAGGAGCGGATGTATTGGAATTTAGAATTGATGCTCTTGAAAATCCAGATATTAATGAAATAAAACAGACAATTGAAGAAATTAATTTTCCAATGATTGCTACTAATAGAATCAGCACAGAAGGTGGATCTTTTAAGGGAACAGAGGAAGAAAGATTCAATATATTATATGAATGCTGTGATTTAGTTGATTATGTTGATATTGAGCTTCAAAGTAACGAAGAATACATTAAGAAAATTCATGAGACCAGTGCTACAACAATTATTTCTTATCATGATTTTGAAAAAACACCAAAATTAAGTGAAGTAACATATATTGTTGAAAAAGAACAGGAATTAGGTGACATTGCTAAAGTTGCTTTCATGCCACAGAATCTTGAGGATACTTTAACTATATTGGCTGTTCTTTCCCATTGTGAAGACACAATTGCCATTTCCATGGGTGATTTGGGAAGTTACACAAGAGTCATGGCTTCAAAATTTGACTCACCAATTACTTTTGCTGCTGGAACTGATGTTACAGCACCTGGTCAAATCGATATTGAAACAATGAAGGCATTACTCAATATGGATTTAAACATAATGGATGAATGA
- a CDS encoding UbiX family flavin prenyltransferase — MIIVGITGASGVIYGIKLLEALKELNIESALVMSDLAKVVIESETDYSSEDVINLADNYYDFHDLTASINSGSFKTDGLVIVPCTMKTLSSIANGYGANTITRVADVSLKEKRPTIIVPRETPLRSIHIQNMLTLSQEGATILPAMPGFYSNPQTIDDQINFIVGKILDSLKIENNLFKRWE, encoded by the coding sequence ATGATAATTGTTGGAATTACAGGAGCAAGTGGAGTAATATATGGAATAAAACTCCTCGAAGCTTTAAAAGAATTAAATATTGAAAGTGCCTTAGTAATGAGTGACTTGGCTAAAGTTGTTATTGAATCAGAAACAGACTACTCCTCAGAAGATGTAATAAATCTAGCAGACAACTATTATGATTTCCATGACTTAACCGCTTCTATAAATAGTGGATCATTTAAAACCGATGGTTTAGTTATAGTTCCATGTACAATGAAGACATTATCCTCAATAGCTAACGGATATGGTGCAAATACAATAACTAGAGTGGCAGATGTTAGTTTGAAAGAAAAAAGGCCAACTATTATTGTTCCTCGTGAAACTCCACTTAGAAGCATTCACATACAGAATATGCTAACATTATCACAAGAAGGAGCTACTATTTTACCTGCAATGCCGGGATTTTACTCAAATCCTCAAACAATTGATGACCAAATTAATTTTATTGTTGGAAAAATTTTAGACTCATTAAAAATTGAAAATAACTTATTTAAAAGGTGGGAATAG
- a CDS encoding S24/S26 family peptidase — translation MAKKFILALILLILITIALGTILLNDNTVNIYIDGENVSVETKTFDDIDSNSLNKAICNYTLNAMNDTESNVDTLKNGVTSICRNYGLEDPEVNIDSSLEPNQIPIIVHINGTSMMPTLQDGQTVLLNKTHDIEVGDIVVAESDEYGGIIKRVDQIEGNEVHLISDNKNISYEYINGVLYEIKGITTWVDISDINGVVIDY, via the coding sequence ATGGCTAAAAAATTTATTTTAGCTTTAATATTACTTATTTTAATTACAATTGCTCTTGGAACAATTTTACTCAATGACAATACAGTAAACATTTACATAGATGGTGAAAATGTAAGTGTTGAAACGAAAACTTTTGATGATATTGATTCTAATAGCTTAAACAAAGCCATCTGCAATTATACGCTGAATGCAATGAATGACACAGAATCGAATGTAGATACTTTGAAAAATGGAGTTACCAGCATTTGCAGAAATTATGGGCTTGAAGATCCTGAGGTAAATATTGATTCAAGTTTGGAGCCTAATCAAATTCCAATTATTGTTCATATTAATGGAACATCCATGATGCCAACGTTGCAAGATGGACAGACAGTTTTATTAAATAAGACTCATGACATTGAAGTTGGTGACATTGTTGTTGCTGAATCTGATGAATATGGTGGAATTATCAAAAGAGTCGACCAAATTGAGGGAAATGAAGTTCATTTAATTAGTGACAATAAAAATATTTCATACGAATACATTAATGGTGTTTTATATGAAATCAAAGGGATAACAACCTGGGTCGACATTTCTGATATCAATGGTGTGGTTATTGATTATTAA
- the sucD gene encoding succinate--CoA ligase subunit alpha encodes MILLNKDTKCLVQGITGKQGSFHTEQMLNYNTNIVAGITPGKGGQMFLDQVPIFNSIEEAKEETDINASIIFVPAKFAKDAAFEAIRHLDLVVIISEHIPVHDSMKIMAYAKQMGTTIIGPNTPGIISPGVGKLGIMPTHIFKEGNVGLISRSGTLTYEIANELTNEGIGQSTAVGIGGDPVTGDNYVDILTRFEDDKDTDAVVLIGEIGGTAEERAGKFIAEEMTKPVVSYIAGRTAPPGKRMGHAGAIIQGSSGTVASKTKALNEAGVEVAAKPSEIVDLLKKVM; translated from the coding sequence ATGATTTTATTAAATAAAGATACAAAATGTTTAGTTCAAGGAATAACTGGTAAACAAGGTTCATTCCATACAGAACAAATGTTAAACTACAATACTAATATTGTTGCAGGAATTACCCCTGGAAAAGGCGGTCAAATGTTTTTAGACCAAGTTCCAATTTTCAATTCAATCGAAGAGGCAAAAGAAGAAACTGATATTAATGCTTCAATTATTTTTGTTCCTGCAAAATTCGCAAAAGATGCTGCATTCGAAGCAATAAGACATTTAGATTTAGTTGTTATTATTTCAGAACATATTCCAGTTCATGACAGTATGAAAATAATGGCATATGCAAAACAAATGGGAACAACTATTATTGGACCTAATACTCCTGGAATTATCTCCCCTGGTGTTGGTAAATTAGGTATTATGCCTACTCACATTTTCAAAGAAGGAAATGTTGGTCTTATTTCAAGAAGTGGTACCTTAACTTACGAAATCGCTAATGAACTTACCAATGAGGGTATTGGTCAAAGTACTGCAGTTGGTATTGGTGGAGATCCAGTAACTGGTGATAACTACGTTGATATATTAACAAGATTTGAAGATGATAAAGACACTGATGCTGTTGTTTTAATTGGTGAGATTGGTGGAACTGCAGAAGAAAGGGCTGGAAAATTCATTGCTGAAGAAATGACAAAACCTGTTGTATCTTACATTGCAGGAAGAACTGCACCACCTGGTAAAAGAATGGGACACGCTGGAGCTATTATTCAAGGAAGTTCCGGTACTGTTGCAAGTAAAACCAAAGCTTTAAATGAAGCTGGAGTTGAAGTAGCAGCAAAACCATCAGAAATTGTAGATTTACTTAAAAAGGTTATGTAA
- a CDS encoding HD domain-containing protein, whose amino-acid sequence MSEKKKFIRDSVYGDINLNDFEVKIMDMPQFQRLRRIKQLGLISLIYPGATHTRFEHSIGTMNLGSKLAEELELKKDEIELIRTSALLHDIGHGPFSHVSEGVLSVPHEELTKFVVTKTSMKDLLEEKFDVNEIVDIVNGKGYLGPIVSGELDVDRMDYLLRDSHNTGVAYGIIDYERIISNLKLENGLTLDIKGVQAAEGALVSRYFMYPSVYQHHTTRIVNSMFRRAMKRIIDEKIINENDIYKYDDADMISLFRHCDNKFANDIMNRLDTRRIMKRVKTIRLDNFKSPEKMYKIKPQTLRKAEEEIAEDYGLDKDYVFINIAEYPRFDEMKTQVNVDGRLYPLTKISNIIGALSKARFNIPDISVYVDNEEKSKFTKFKLENYLELPEIDREKFHGIHYDQIKLI is encoded by the coding sequence ATGAGTGAAAAGAAAAAATTTATCAGAGATAGTGTCTATGGGGATATTAACCTAAACGATTTTGAAGTAAAAATTATGGACATGCCACAATTCCAACGTTTGAGGAGAATTAAACAGTTAGGATTAATCAGTTTAATTTATCCAGGCGCAACCCATACCCGATTTGAACATTCAATTGGAACAATGAATTTAGGATCAAAACTCGCAGAAGAACTTGAATTAAAAAAAGACGAAATAGAACTAATAAGAACCTCTGCACTATTACATGACATAGGCCATGGTCCATTTTCACATGTATCAGAAGGAGTTCTATCAGTTCCTCATGAAGAATTAACCAAATTTGTTGTTACAAAAACATCAATGAAAGACTTACTTGAAGAAAAATTTGACGTAAATGAAATAGTAGATATCGTCAATGGTAAAGGATATCTAGGTCCAATTGTTTCCGGAGAACTTGATGTTGATAGAATGGATTATCTTTTAAGAGATTCACATAACACCGGTGTTGCATATGGTATTATAGATTATGAAAGAATCATATCAAATTTAAAACTTGAAAATGGATTAACATTAGATATCAAAGGAGTTCAAGCAGCTGAAGGAGCTCTCGTATCCAGATATTTCATGTATCCAAGCGTTTATCAACACCATACTACCAGAATAGTTAACTCAATGTTTAGAAGAGCAATGAAAAGAATCATTGATGAAAAAATAATAAATGAAAATGACATTTACAAATATGATGATGCTGATATGATTAGCTTATTCAGACATTGCGACAATAAATTTGCAAATGACATCATGAACAGATTAGATACAAGACGCATAATGAAAAGGGTTAAAACAATCAGGTTAGATAATTTCAAATCACCTGAAAAAATGTATAAAATCAAACCACAAACCCTAAGAAAAGCTGAAGAGGAAATTGCTGAAGATTATGGTCTTGACAAAGATTATGTATTCATAAATATTGCAGAATATCCTCGTTTTGACGAAATGAAAACACAAGTCAATGTAGATGGCAGATTATACCCATTGACCAAAATTTCAAACATTATTGGTGCATTGAGTAAAGCAAGATTCAACATACCAGACATTAGTGTTTATGTAGACAATGAGGAAAAATCCAAATTCACAAAATTCAAATTAGAAAATTACTTGGAATTACCTGAAATTGACAGAGAAAAGTTCCATGGAATTCATTATGATCAAATTAAATTAATATAG
- the rrp41 gene encoding exosome complex exonuclease Rrp41 — translation MMSEFIRKDGRKYNELRPIKIEAGVLERADGSAYLEFGGNKILVAVYGPRESYIRRLLKPNTGVIRCRYNMAPFSVDDRKRPGPDRRSSEISKITVDALRPALMLENYPRSMIDIYIEVIEAEGGTRCAGITAASVALVDAGIPMKDIVVGCAAGKVDDQVVLDLSEYEDKEGQADVPIAIMPRTGEITLLQSDGDLTEEEFQTAIELAMEGCLKVSELQKEALMKKYSTEE, via the coding sequence ATAATGTCAGAATTTATTAGAAAGGACGGTAGGAAATATAATGAATTACGTCCTATTAAAATTGAAGCAGGTGTACTTGAACGTGCAGATGGTTCAGCTTACTTGGAATTTGGTGGAAATAAAATTTTAGTAGCTGTTTATGGTCCTAGAGAATCCTATATTAGAAGATTACTTAAACCGAATACTGGAGTAATCAGATGCAGATACAATATGGCTCCGTTCTCAGTAGATGATAGAAAAAGACCAGGACCTGATAGAAGATCATCTGAAATATCTAAAATTACAGTTGATGCATTGAGACCAGCTTTAATGTTAGAAAATTATCCTCGTTCAATGATTGATATTTATATAGAAGTAATAGAAGCAGAGGGTGGAACTCGTTGTGCTGGAATTACAGCAGCTTCTGTTGCTCTTGTTGATGCAGGAATCCCTATGAAAGATATTGTTGTAGGTTGTGCTGCTGGTAAAGTTGATGATCAAGTAGTGCTCGATTTATCTGAATATGAAGATAAAGAAGGTCAAGCTGATGTCCCAATTGCTATAATGCCAAGAACTGGGGAAATTACTTTATTACAAAGTGATGGTGACTTAACTGAAGAAGAATTCCAAACTGCTATTGAATTAGCTATGGAAGGTTGTCTTAAAGTAAGTGAACTTCAAAAAGAAGCTTTAATGAAAAAGTATTCTACAGAAGAATAG
- the hmgA gene encoding hydroxymethylglutaryl-CoA reductase (NADPH), with the protein MSNQKIIDKLLNGEMKLYQVDKEVSAKEATDIRREFLEQKYSIKLDNISNYTLDMERASARNIENSIGVLQLPMGIAGPLKINGEYCKREVFVPLATSEGALVASINRGASTITASGGANARVTSDIMTRAPAIKCEGVSDALKIKQWFIDNFDELKVIAESTTSHGKLIKIDPILIVGSYVYPRFVFSTGDSMGMNMVTIASEKILDKLAQDTSALHIALSGNVCVDKKPAAINIVEGRGKSVIADILVPKDIVSKKLKTTADAIVEVNTAKNLIGSAAAGSMAFNAHYANMVAAIFLATGQDPAHVAEGSLGITTAENRNGDLYFSVNLPDLPVATVGGGTSLEVAHEGLEILGVAGSGKAREFAEIVACTVLAGELSLVGALAAGHLARAHQELGRG; encoded by the coding sequence ATGTCAAATCAGAAAATTATTGATAAGTTATTGAATGGTGAAATGAAACTTTATCAAGTTGATAAAGAAGTTTCAGCAAAAGAAGCAACAGATATTAGAAGGGAATTTTTAGAACAAAAATATTCCATCAAATTAGATAATATCTCAAATTATACTCTTGATATGGAAAGAGCATCTGCCCGTAACATTGAAAACTCTATTGGAGTATTGCAACTTCCTATGGGTATAGCAGGACCATTAAAAATCAATGGTGAATACTGCAAACGTGAAGTATTTGTGCCTCTCGCTACATCTGAAGGAGCACTTGTAGCTTCAATTAATAGGGGTGCATCAACTATTACTGCATCCGGTGGAGCTAATGCAAGAGTAACTTCTGATATTATGACTCGTGCACCTGCTATCAAATGTGAAGGTGTAAGTGATGCATTGAAAATCAAACAGTGGTTTATTGATAATTTCGATGAGTTAAAAGTTATTGCAGAAAGTACAACCTCTCATGGTAAATTAATTAAAATTGATCCTATTTTAATAGTTGGAAGCTATGTATATCCAAGATTTGTATTCTCAACCGGAGACAGTATGGGAATGAATATGGTAACAATAGCTTCTGAAAAAATCTTAGACAAATTAGCACAAGATACCAGTGCACTTCATATTGCATTAAGCGGTAATGTTTGTGTTGATAAAAAACCTGCTGCTATTAACATTGTTGAAGGAAGAGGAAAAAGTGTTATAGCAGATATATTAGTTCCAAAGGATATTGTTTCAAAAAAACTTAAAACTACTGCAGATGCAATTGTTGAAGTAAACACTGCCAAAAACTTAATAGGTTCAGCAGCAGCTGGAAGTATGGCATTTAATGCTCATTATGCAAATATGGTTGCAGCTATATTTTTAGCAACAGGTCAAGACCCTGCTCATGTTGCAGAAGGTTCTTTAGGTATTACAACTGCAGAAAACAGAAATGGGGATTTATATTTCTCAGTTAATCTGCCTGATTTGCCAGTAGCTACTGTTGGTGGTGGAACAAGCCTTGAAGTTGCTCATGAAGGATTGGAAATTCTTGGTGTTGCGGGTTCAGGTAAAGCACGTGAATTTGCAGAGATTGTAGCATGTACTGTACTTGCAGGAGAATTATCTCTTGTCGGTGCACTGGCTGCAGGACACCTTGCAAGAGCTCATCAGGAACTTGGAAGAGGATAA
- a CDS encoding molybdenum cofactor guanylyltransferase, which translates to MSNTIENNENIKSCIILCGGQSRRMGQDKGSMIIQDKPMIKHILSTLNNHIDEAIIVLNDQSRVDKYNKFINPEDYDYTITFLEDKIKNKGPMPGIMTGLGEIKSEYALILPCDSPYVSENYIKTIFSQIDPDYQAIVPYHDEDNKLKTSEPLHSIYKKDIIYEIEELLNEDILHIKGLIEKIDTKFVLIDNKKIEKKEFRNLNRPEDI; encoded by the coding sequence ATGAGTAATACAATTGAAAATAATGAAAATATTAAATCTTGCATCATTTTATGTGGAGGACAAAGTAGAAGAATGGGTCAAGACAAAGGTTCTATGATTATTCAAGACAAACCTATGATAAAACACATACTTTCTACTTTAAACAACCATATTGATGAAGCAATAATTGTTTTAAATGACCAAAGTAGGGTTGACAAATATAACAAATTTATCAATCCTGAAGACTATGATTACACCATCACATTTTTAGAAGACAAAATTAAAAATAAAGGACCTATGCCTGGAATTATGACTGGACTTGGAGAGATTAAAAGTGAATATGCTTTAATCTTACCCTGCGATAGTCCATATGTTTCAGAAAATTATATCAAAACTATTTTTTCACAGATAGATCCTGATTATCAAGCTATTGTCCCTTATCATGATGAAGACAACAAATTAAAAACATCAGAACCTCTTCATTCAATATATAAAAAAGACATCATTTACGAAATTGAAGAATTATTAAATGAAGATATATTGCATATCAAGGGATTAATAGAAAAAATAGATACAAAATTTGTTTTAATTGATAATAAAAAAATAGAAAAAAAAGAATTTAGAAATCTTAATCGTCCAGAGGACATTTAA
- the rrp42 gene encoding exosome complex protein Rrp42, giving the protein MDIVPEITRQSIADLIKNDKREDGRDLTEYRDITIETNVVSKAEGSARVRLGGTQVIVGIKPQLGTPFPDTPDLGVLMTNCEMLPMADPSFEPGPPSEDSIELARVVDRGIRESQLIDLDKLCVEEGKHVWMLFVDLHIIDNCGNLFDACELAVMAALKSTKLPVASIVDDEVVLSEDETFELPINNELALCTFVKIADKMVIDPTLDEQRVASARLNVGVTKDGHICSMQKGGEEPLTKDEIFYCVNTAIGKVKELVEYL; this is encoded by the coding sequence ATGGATATAGTACCAGAAATTACAAGACAAAGTATTGCTGACCTTATCAAAAACGATAAAAGAGAAGATGGTAGGGATTTAACTGAATATAGGGATATTACTATTGAAACAAATGTTGTCTCTAAAGCTGAAGGTTCCGCTCGTGTTAGACTTGGTGGAACTCAAGTTATTGTTGGTATTAAACCACAACTTGGAACTCCATTCCCAGATACTCCGGATTTAGGAGTTTTAATGACTAATTGTGAAATGTTACCAATGGCGGATCCTAGTTTTGAACCAGGACCACCTAGTGAAGATTCTATTGAACTTGCACGTGTAGTTGACAGAGGTATTCGTGAAAGTCAATTAATCGATTTAGACAAATTATGTGTTGAAGAAGGAAAACACGTTTGGATGTTATTTGTGGACTTACACATTATTGATAACTGTGGAAATCTCTTTGATGCATGTGAATTAGCAGTTATGGCTGCTTTAAAATCTACTAAATTGCCTGTTGCAAGTATTGTTGATGATGAAGTAGTTCTTAGTGAAGATGAAACTTTCGAGTTACCTATTAACAATGAATTAGCATTATGTACTTTTGTAAAAATAGCTGATAAGATGGTAATCGACCCAACCTTGGATGAACAAAGAGTTGCTAGTGCTCGTTTGAATGTTGGTGTTACTAAAGATGGTCACATTTGCTCAATGCAAAAAGGTGGCGAAGAACCTTTAACTAAGGATGAAATTTTCTATTGTGTAAATACTGCAATAGGAAAAGTTAAAGAATTAGTAGAATATCTTTAA
- a CDS encoding sensor histidine kinase, giving the protein MIICWYLLTILQISYFYPNRKIIDADDIGESYVYIKDICGNYFWTSKIYELLEKERNATDSKKDILHNLVVPEDKILYEFLVESAAVDEDNIIHIKTEKGTNKTLKIDSEHLRTSGPISQTIVYINDITEVNKPDDFLSNKLLTQLDAKLGAGTLIRNTKGEFIISNAFYDILHIPKKDITELLKDFRGYIVNRDDRLIVQKFELIEMDNVEKVIEYKSPFYHKIQYLFIYLENYDDNLNNISFMGIKDVTGELEREKELEVSLNGQKVLLKEVHHRVKNNLQIILSLLNLELRFNDGDYEWILKKTRNRISSMATIHHQVFNSSDFAYVDSLEYTTLTLDYSKHMNLISN; this is encoded by the coding sequence ATGATAATCTGTTGGTATTTATTAACAATACTACAGATCAGTTACTTTTATCCCAACAGAAAAATTATTGATGCTGATGATATTGGGGAATCTTACGTTTATATTAAAGATATTTGTGGTAACTATTTCTGGACTTCTAAGATTTATGAATTATTGGAAAAAGAAAGAAATGCAACTGATTCTAAAAAAGATATTCTCCATAATCTAGTTGTTCCTGAAGATAAAATATTATATGAATTTTTAGTGGAAAGTGCTGCTGTCGATGAAGATAATATTATTCATATTAAAACTGAAAAAGGTACAAATAAAACTTTAAAAATTGATTCAGAACATTTACGCACTAGTGGTCCTATTTCACAAACAATAGTTTATATCAATGATATTACTGAAGTTAATAAACCTGACGATTTTCTGTCAAATAAACTATTAACCCAACTCGATGCAAAATTGGGTGCTGGCACATTAATCAGAAATACAAAAGGTGAATTTATAATAAGTAATGCATTTTATGATATTTTACACATTCCAAAAAAGGACATCACTGAGCTATTAAAAGATTTTAGAGGATATATTGTAAATAGGGATGATAGATTAATTGTTCAGAAATTTGAATTAATTGAAATGGACAATGTTGAAAAAGTAATAGAGTATAAATCTCCATTTTATCATAAAATCCAATATCTATTCATATATTTGGAAAATTATGATGACAATTTGAATAATATATCATTTATGGGTATTAAAGATGTAACTGGCGAATTGGAAAGAGAAAAAGAGTTGGAAGTTTCTCTCAATGGTCAAAAAGTTTTGCTTAAAGAGGTTCATCATAGAGTTAAAAATAACTTGCAGATTATATTAAGTCTGCTTAATCTTGAATTGAGATTCAATGATGGAGATTATGAATGGATCTTAAAGAAAACTAGAAACAGAATCTCCTCCATGGCTACAATCCATCATCAAGTTTTCAATTCTTCTGACTTTGCCTATGTAGATTCCTTGGAATATACTACTTTGACATTGGATTATTCAAAGCATATGAATCTAATATCAAATTAA
- the cbiT gene encoding precorrin-6Y C5,15-methyltransferase (decarboxylating) subunit CbiT has product MLEDKDFIKSCDVPGPTKEAIRAIILYKSGVTSQDKVVDCGCGTGGITCEFSQRAKEVISIDTNPEAIEVTSKNLKKFSLGDNVTLINDDGSKALKDIKDIDIAIVGGSGRQLENILDIVHENLNSKGRIIITAILVDTKVEAINKLKDLGYNPKIMEVNVSNGRVLDRGVLMISENPIAIITAKKR; this is encoded by the coding sequence ATGTTAGAAGATAAGGATTTTATCAAATCCTGTGATGTACCAGGACCTACAAAAGAAGCTATCAGAGCTATAATATTATATAAATCAGGAGTAACTTCCCAAGACAAAGTTGTTGACTGCGGATGTGGAACCGGCGGAATTACCTGCGAATTCTCACAAAGAGCAAAAGAGGTAATATCCATTGATACAAACCCTGAAGCGATTGAAGTGACATCAAAAAATCTTAAAAAGTTTAGTCTTGGAGACAATGTCACATTAATTAATGATGATGGCTCAAAAGCCTTAAAAGATATTAAAGATATTGATATTGCTATTGTTGGGGGCAGTGGTAGACAACTTGAAAATATCTTAGATATCGTTCATGAAAACTTAAATTCAAAAGGCAGAATAATAATTACAGCTATTTTAGTTGACACAAAAGTTGAAGCAATCAATAAACTCAAAGATTTAGGATATAATCCAAAAATAATGGAAGTCAACGTTTCCAATGGTAGAGTCCTTGATCGTGGAGTTTTAATGATTAGTGAAAACCCAATAGCCATTATTACTGCTAAAAAAAGATAA